One Arthrobacter sp. StoSoilB19 DNA window includes the following coding sequences:
- a CDS encoding CBS domain-containing protein, whose protein sequence is MSTTPTRVFVARLLGLDVFDPLGDRLGRLRDVVVLSRGTQGAPHVVGIVVEVPGKKRVFVPMTRITSIDQTQIICTGLVNLRRFEQRGAETLVVAEMFDRRVTLRDGSGDATIEDIAIDQHRSRDWFVSKLFVRRGHSLSPLSRLRRNETLIIDWADAQQGPRTEPQAATQFVANHEDLKPADFAEALQEMSDKRRFEVASELQDERLADVLQELPEDDQVEILSALDVQRAADVLEEMDPDDAADLLGELPSAQAEELLQLMEPEGAEDVRRLLEYDEDTAGGLMTPVPVILPPEATVAEALAHVRREELSPALASSIFIARPPLETPTGRFLGVVHIQQLLRFPPFEALGNLVDKNLEPLSDQAHISEVARTLATYNLNSLPVVNDAGRLVGAVTVDDVLDHLLPDDWRAHDGEAPIRKLGGRIG, encoded by the coding sequence GTGAGCACAACACCTACTCGCGTCTTCGTGGCGCGCCTCCTGGGCCTCGATGTCTTCGACCCGCTGGGCGACCGGCTGGGCCGGCTGCGCGATGTTGTTGTGCTGTCCCGCGGAACCCAGGGAGCCCCCCACGTGGTGGGCATCGTGGTGGAAGTACCGGGAAAGAAGCGCGTCTTCGTGCCCATGACGCGTATTACCTCGATCGACCAGACCCAGATCATCTGCACGGGCCTGGTCAACCTGCGCCGGTTTGAACAGCGCGGAGCCGAAACGCTGGTGGTGGCGGAGATGTTCGACCGCAGGGTCACCCTCCGTGACGGCAGCGGGGACGCCACCATCGAGGACATCGCCATCGACCAGCACCGGTCCCGCGACTGGTTCGTCAGCAAGCTCTTTGTCCGGCGCGGCCATTCACTGTCCCCCTTGAGCCGGCTGCGCCGCAACGAAACACTGATCATTGACTGGGCGGACGCCCAGCAGGGGCCACGCACCGAGCCGCAGGCAGCCACACAGTTCGTGGCCAACCACGAGGACCTCAAGCCCGCTGACTTCGCCGAGGCACTGCAGGAGATGAGCGACAAGCGCCGGTTCGAAGTGGCCAGCGAACTGCAGGACGAGCGGCTGGCCGACGTCCTCCAGGAGCTTCCCGAGGACGACCAGGTGGAAATCCTCTCCGCGCTGGATGTCCAGCGCGCCGCCGACGTCCTCGAGGAGATGGACCCCGACGACGCCGCCGACCTCCTCGGCGAACTCCCCTCCGCCCAGGCAGAGGAACTCCTCCAGCTGATGGAACCCGAAGGCGCGGAGGACGTCCGCCGCCTGCTTGAATACGACGAGGACACCGCCGGCGGCCTGATGACTCCGGTACCGGTCATCCTGCCGCCGGAAGCCACGGTTGCCGAAGCCCTGGCCCACGTCCGGCGGGAGGAGCTCTCCCCTGCGCTGGCGTCGTCGATCTTTATTGCCCGGCCGCCGCTGGAAACCCCCACCGGCCGCTTCCTGGGTGTGGTGCACATCCAGCAGCTGCTGCGCTTCCCGCCGTTCGAGGCTCTGGGAAACCTGGTGGACAAGAACCTCGAGCCGTTGTCCGACCAGGCCCACATCAGCGAAGTGGCACGGACCCTGGCCACCTACAACCTCAACTCCCTCCCGGTGGTCAACGACGCCGGCCGGCTTGTGGGGGCGGTGACTGTTGATGACGTATTGGATCACTTGTTGCCGGACGACTGGCGCGCCCATGATGGCGAAGCCCCGATAAGAAAGCTCGGTGGCCGCATTGGCTGA
- a CDS encoding amino acid ABC transporter ATP-binding protein — protein MTTHVPGDALVSLNAVNKHYGQLHVLKDINLQVRKGEVVVVIGPSGSGKSTLCRAINRLETIEGGTISIDGKVLPEEGKELAQLRADVGMVFQSFNLFAHKTILENVTLGPIKVKGVSKAAAEKDAMALLERVGVGHQAPKLPAQLSGGQQQRVAIARALAMKPKVMLFDEPTSALDPEMINEVLDVMVQLAKEGMTMIVVTHEMGFARKAADRVVFMADGQIVEDATPEEFFTNPKSDRAKDFLSKLLTH, from the coding sequence ATGACTACTCATGTGCCCGGCGATGCCCTCGTCTCCCTGAACGCCGTAAACAAGCATTACGGCCAGCTGCACGTTTTGAAGGACATCAACCTGCAGGTCCGCAAGGGCGAGGTTGTTGTGGTCATCGGACCCTCGGGATCCGGTAAGTCCACCCTCTGCCGGGCCATCAACCGCCTGGAAACCATTGAGGGCGGAACCATCAGCATCGACGGGAAAGTCCTCCCCGAGGAAGGCAAGGAGCTCGCGCAGCTCCGTGCCGACGTCGGAATGGTTTTCCAGTCCTTCAACCTCTTCGCCCACAAGACGATCCTCGAGAACGTGACCCTGGGGCCCATCAAGGTCAAGGGCGTGTCCAAGGCGGCCGCGGAAAAGGACGCCATGGCCCTGCTCGAACGGGTGGGCGTGGGCCACCAGGCGCCCAAGCTGCCGGCGCAGCTCTCCGGCGGCCAGCAGCAGCGTGTGGCGATTGCCCGCGCCCTGGCAATGAAGCCGAAGGTCATGCTGTTCGATGAGCCCACATCCGCACTGGACCCCGAAATGATCAACGAGGTCCTGGACGTCATGGTCCAGCTGGCCAAGGAAGGCATGACCATGATTGTGGTCACGCACGAGATGGGCTTCGCCCGCAAGGCCGCCGACCGCGTGGTGTTCATGGCGGACGGCCAGATCGTGGAGGACGCCACCCCGGAGGAATTCTTCACCAACCCGAAGAGCGACCGCGCCAAGGACTTCCTGTCCAAGCTCCTCACCCACTGA
- a CDS encoding DUF1003 domain-containing protein, translated as MANAESKGSLDTPLSARQRILPKFSPDPDAFGHATEGFARFMGTPQFLVYMTVFCIFWLGWNTWAPVEWQFDSRDLGFTLLTLMLSLQASYAAPLLLLAQNRQDDRDRVSVQQDRQRAERNLSDTEYLTRELASLRIALREVATRDYVRAELRSLLEDLLEAQEELRTHDDTGPGSHESPRDKVKDKLREQRDRQRSPRTQQIPRVKPGHSAQ; from the coding sequence CTGGCCAACGCGGAATCAAAAGGCAGTCTCGATACCCCCTTGAGCGCCCGGCAGCGGATCCTGCCCAAGTTCTCCCCGGATCCGGACGCATTCGGCCACGCCACCGAGGGCTTTGCCCGGTTCATGGGCACCCCGCAGTTCCTGGTCTACATGACGGTGTTCTGTATTTTCTGGCTGGGCTGGAACACGTGGGCGCCCGTCGAGTGGCAGTTCGATTCAAGGGACCTTGGCTTCACCCTGCTGACCCTGATGCTGTCGCTGCAGGCTTCCTACGCCGCGCCCCTGCTGCTGCTGGCGCAGAACCGGCAGGATGACCGCGACCGCGTCTCGGTGCAGCAGGACCGCCAGCGCGCCGAACGCAACCTGTCCGACACCGAGTACCTGACCCGGGAACTGGCCTCCCTGCGGATCGCCCTGCGCGAGGTAGCCACCCGCGACTACGTCCGCGCCGAGCTGCGCTCACTCCTTGAAGACCTGCTGGAAGCCCAGGAGGAACTGCGGACCCACGACGACACGGGCCCCGGTTCGCACGAATCCCCACGGGACAAGGTCAAGGACAAGCTGCGCGAACAGCGGGACCGGCAACGCAGCCCGCGCACCCAGCAGATCCCCCGGGTGAAACCGGGCCACTCTGCCCAATGA
- a CDS encoding Mrp/NBP35 family ATP-binding protein has protein sequence MSAPIDPADSTQPALAQAVNSALATVIDPELRRPITELGMVDSVQVSDDGKVSVAVLLTIAGCPLRDTITADAQKALFAVPGVTAVDVELKVMDQAQRDALKEKLRGAGGQRKIPFNEPDSLTRVYAVASGKGGVGKSSVTVNLATALAAQGLRVGIVDADVYGFSVPALMGITQKPTQVDDMILPPVAYGVKVISIGMFVTANQPVAWRGPMLHRALEQFLTDVYFGDLDALFLDLPPGTGDIAISVAQLLPKAEILVVTTPQPAAADVAERAGAIATQTGQKIAGVIENMSYLEMPDGGRMELFGSGGGAVLTERLSATVGAEVPLLGQIPLDIQLREGGDSGVPIVLGQPASAGAVALAGIAGQLAAKPRGLAGMKLGLQPR, from the coding sequence ATGAGCGCCCCCATCGATCCCGCTGACTCCACCCAACCGGCACTGGCACAGGCCGTCAACAGCGCCCTCGCCACCGTGATCGATCCCGAACTCCGGCGCCCCATCACCGAACTGGGCATGGTGGACTCCGTCCAGGTTTCCGACGACGGCAAGGTGAGCGTGGCGGTCCTGCTCACCATTGCCGGCTGCCCGCTGCGGGACACCATCACCGCCGATGCGCAAAAGGCCCTTTTCGCAGTCCCCGGCGTCACCGCCGTCGACGTCGAGCTCAAGGTGATGGACCAGGCCCAGCGCGATGCCCTCAAGGAGAAGCTGCGCGGCGCCGGCGGCCAGCGCAAAATCCCCTTCAATGAGCCCGATTCCCTCACCAGGGTCTACGCCGTGGCCAGCGGCAAGGGCGGAGTGGGCAAGTCCTCGGTCACCGTCAACCTGGCCACGGCCCTGGCTGCCCAAGGCCTGCGTGTGGGCATCGTGGATGCAGACGTCTACGGCTTCTCCGTCCCTGCGCTGATGGGCATCACCCAGAAACCCACCCAGGTGGACGACATGATCCTCCCCCCGGTTGCGTACGGCGTGAAGGTGATCTCCATTGGCATGTTCGTCACCGCCAACCAGCCGGTTGCCTGGCGGGGACCCATGCTGCACCGGGCCCTGGAACAGTTCCTCACCGACGTCTACTTCGGCGACTTGGACGCCCTGTTCCTGGATCTCCCGCCGGGTACGGGTGACATCGCCATTTCCGTGGCCCAACTCCTGCCCAAGGCCGAAATCCTGGTGGTCACCACGCCCCAGCCGGCGGCGGCGGACGTTGCCGAACGCGCTGGCGCCATCGCCACCCAGACGGGTCAGAAGATCGCGGGCGTCATCGAGAACATGTCCTACCTGGAGATGCCCGACGGCGGCCGGATGGAACTGTTTGGAAGCGGCGGCGGGGCGGTCCTCACCGAACGCCTCAGCGCCACGGTCGGGGCGGAGGTACCGTTGCTGGGCCAGATTCCCCTGGACATCCAGCTGCGCGAAGGCGGGGACTCGGGGGTTCCGATCGTGCTGGGCCAACCTGCTTCGGCGGGCGCTGTGGCGCTGGCCGGCATCGCAGGGCAGTTGGCCGCAAAACCCCGTGGCCTTGCAGGGATGAAGCTGGGACTGCAGCCGCGCTGA
- the sigE gene encoding RNA polymerase sigma factor SigE: MSSSVVAPVPAVNNPDDEWVRPTWEEVVTNHSAKVYRLAYRLTGNKYDAEDLTQEVFVRVFRSLENFKPGTLDGWLHRITTNLFLDQARRRTRIRFDALAEDAESRLPGREPGPEQSFELNNLDLDVQAALEELPPDFRAAVVLCDLEGLSYDEVAEALGVKLGTVRSRIHRGRTMLREKLAHRDPRPQQSRRKLAMPRIAGIL, translated from the coding sequence ATGTCATCTTCAGTTGTGGCACCTGTCCCTGCAGTAAACAATCCCGATGATGAGTGGGTCCGTCCCACCTGGGAAGAAGTGGTCACCAACCATTCCGCAAAGGTGTACCGGCTGGCGTACCGCCTGACCGGAAACAAGTACGACGCCGAGGACCTCACCCAGGAGGTGTTTGTCCGCGTCTTCCGGTCGCTGGAGAACTTCAAGCCAGGAACACTCGACGGCTGGCTGCACCGCATCACCACCAACCTGTTCCTTGACCAGGCCCGGCGCAGGACCCGCATCCGTTTCGACGCCCTCGCGGAGGACGCCGAGTCCCGGCTGCCCGGCCGTGAGCCGGGGCCGGAGCAGAGCTTCGAGCTGAACAACCTGGACCTGGACGTACAGGCGGCGCTGGAGGAACTGCCGCCGGACTTCCGTGCCGCCGTGGTCCTGTGCGACCTCGAGGGGCTGTCCTACGACGAAGTCGCCGAGGCCCTGGGCGTGAAGCTGGGCACCGTCCGCTCACGCATCCACCGCGGCAGGACCATGCTCCGTGAAAAGCTGGCCCACCGCGACCCCCGCCCGCAGCAGTCCCGCCGCAAGCTTGCGATGCCACGCATCGCCGGCATCCTCTGA
- a CDS encoding DivIVA domain-containing protein, translated as MSFFLVFLAVVLVAAVLWAGLGRRARKTGGAALPALLDGGFNEPPANLPPVLLPERAAPEDVEQIRFSLGLRGYRMDQVDQVLDELRDQLTARDTELAELRIRLAAMEQAGEQASDGGPAAPGGRAPEVPGSGNAGSGEADEVAVPGQGGL; from the coding sequence GTGAGCTTCTTCCTCGTTTTCCTGGCCGTCGTGCTGGTGGCGGCCGTCCTTTGGGCCGGCCTGGGCCGGCGCGCCCGCAAGACCGGCGGGGCTGCGCTGCCCGCCCTTTTGGACGGGGGATTCAACGAGCCGCCCGCCAACCTGCCGCCCGTGCTGCTTCCGGAGCGTGCCGCTCCGGAAGACGTTGAGCAGATCCGCTTTTCGCTTGGCCTGCGCGGCTACCGGATGGACCAGGTGGACCAGGTCCTGGACGAGCTGCGGGACCAGTTGACCGCAAGGGACACCGAGCTGGCGGAGCTGCGTATCCGGCTGGCTGCCATGGAGCAGGCGGGGGAGCAGGCTTCCGACGGCGGACCCGCGGCACCCGGCGGGAGGGCACCTGAAGTGCCAGGCAGCGGGAACGCCGGGAGTGGGGAGGCCGACGAGGTTGCCGTGCCGGGACAGGGCGGCCTGTGA
- a CDS encoding aminopeptidase P family protein has translation MNDAENTQNSASQPLEERVNNRSQRPSSNAFKAFMASNWAPSSQELPQRDAVAGYAAARRKAISALFNGERLIIPAGPLKVRSNDCDYRFRPHSGFAHLTGLGLDHEPDAVLILEPVAEGTGDDGGNHRATLYFRPLAGRDTEQFYADSRSGEFWIGARPTLEEFEARLGLATAHIDQLETAITKDVGAPEIGGISIRLVRKVDENIDALVDTARYNTARDPENLDLGVLDALDEKLSEALSELRLLKDEWEIEEMKIAVAATVEGFEEVVKALPRALTHARGERVVEGAFFARAREVGNELGYDTIAASGNNATVLHWTRNTGRIHAGELLLLDAGVEADSLYTADITRTLPASGTFSDIQRKVYQAVLDAADAGFAAARPGTKFRDIHTAATTVLAERLAEWDILPVSVEEAISPEGQQHRRWMPHGTSHHLGLDVHDCAQAKRELYLDGILTEGMVFTIEPGLYFKKEDLAIPEEYRGIGIRIEDDILMTADGPVNLSAALPRKPEDVEDWMAGIYRTEEA, from the coding sequence GTGAACGATGCCGAAAACACCCAGAACTCTGCTTCCCAGCCGTTGGAGGAGCGCGTCAACAACCGCTCGCAGCGGCCCAGTTCCAACGCTTTCAAGGCCTTCATGGCCAGCAACTGGGCGCCGTCCAGCCAGGAGCTTCCGCAGCGGGACGCCGTCGCCGGATACGCCGCTGCCCGGCGCAAGGCGATCTCCGCCCTGTTCAACGGCGAACGCCTGATCATCCCCGCGGGGCCCCTGAAAGTCCGTTCCAACGACTGCGACTACCGCTTCCGCCCGCACTCCGGCTTCGCCCACCTGACCGGGCTGGGCCTGGACCACGAACCGGATGCCGTCCTGATCCTGGAACCCGTGGCAGAAGGAACGGGCGACGACGGCGGGAACCACCGCGCGACGCTGTACTTCCGGCCGCTGGCCGGCAGGGACACCGAACAGTTCTACGCCGATTCCCGCTCCGGCGAGTTCTGGATTGGGGCCCGCCCCACCCTGGAGGAATTCGAGGCCCGCCTGGGACTGGCCACCGCGCACATCGACCAACTGGAAACGGCCATCACCAAGGATGTGGGCGCCCCGGAGATCGGCGGAATCTCCATCCGCCTGGTCCGCAAAGTGGACGAGAACATTGACGCACTGGTGGACACGGCCCGGTACAACACGGCCAGGGACCCTGAGAACCTGGACCTTGGCGTCCTTGATGCCCTGGACGAAAAGCTCAGTGAGGCCCTTTCCGAACTGCGCCTGCTCAAGGATGAGTGGGAAATCGAGGAAATGAAGATCGCGGTGGCGGCCACCGTCGAAGGCTTCGAAGAAGTGGTCAAGGCCCTTCCGCGGGCACTGACGCATGCCCGCGGCGAGCGGGTGGTGGAGGGAGCCTTCTTCGCCCGCGCCCGCGAAGTGGGCAACGAACTGGGTTACGACACCATCGCAGCATCCGGCAACAACGCCACCGTGCTGCACTGGACCCGCAACACCGGACGCATCCACGCCGGCGAGCTCCTGCTCCTGGACGCCGGTGTCGAGGCCGACTCGCTCTACACAGCAGACATCACCCGGACGCTTCCGGCCAGCGGCACCTTCAGCGACATCCAGCGCAAGGTCTACCAGGCAGTCCTCGATGCTGCCGACGCCGGGTTCGCCGCTGCCCGGCCGGGAACCAAGTTCCGTGACATCCACACCGCCGCCACCACCGTGCTGGCAGAACGCCTGGCCGAATGGGACATCCTGCCGGTCAGCGTGGAGGAGGCCATCAGCCCCGAGGGGCAGCAGCACCGCCGGTGGATGCCGCACGGCACCAGCCACCACCTGGGACTGGACGTGCACGACTGCGCGCAGGCCAAACGCGAACTCTACCTGGACGGCATCCTCACCGAAGGCATGGTCTTCACCATCGAACCGGGCCTGTACTTCAAGAAGGAAGACCTGGCAATTCCCGAGGAATACCGCGGCATCGGCATCAGGATCGAGGACGACATCCTCATGACCGCTGACGGCCCCGTGAACCTCAGTGCCGCCCTGCCGCGGAAACCGGAAGACGTGGAGGACTGGATGGCCGGCATCTACCGGACCGAAGAAGCCTGA
- a CDS encoding twin-arginine translocation protein subunit TatB — MFGINGPEFILLLIIGVLVIGPQRLPEYTQKLANLVKELRRMASGAREQIKEEVGIDIDDVDWKKYDPRQYDPRRIIKEALLDDDTKPVSANAPAAVAAVSGAAAVADAAPQRPERVVQRLAPGDAAPFDTEAT; from the coding sequence GTGTTTGGAATCAACGGCCCGGAGTTCATCCTTCTGCTGATCATCGGCGTGCTGGTGATCGGCCCCCAGCGGCTGCCGGAATATACCCAGAAGCTGGCAAACCTGGTCAAGGAACTCCGCCGCATGGCTTCCGGGGCGCGTGAACAAATCAAGGAAGAAGTGGGCATCGACATTGACGATGTCGACTGGAAGAAGTACGACCCCCGCCAGTACGACCCCCGCCGCATCATCAAGGAAGCACTGCTCGACGACGACACCAAGCCCGTCAGCGCAAATGCTCCGGCCGCCGTGGCAGCAGTTTCCGGCGCCGCGGCCGTGGCGGATGCAGCCCCGCAGCGGCCTGAAAGAGTCGTGCAGAGGCTGGCCCCTGGCGATGCAGCCCCTTTCGACACCGAAGCCACCTAG
- a CDS encoding TIGR00730 family Rossman fold protein, with translation MSINADPAKNSQPRRKGPLELRRKQAAVEMSDQHLLDTKGPGQFVHTDPWRVLRIQSEFVEGFGALADIGKAVSVFGSARTKPGSQYYEMGVEVGRKLAEAGVAVITGGGPGSMEAANRGTVEGNGVSVGLGIELPFEQGLNQWVDLGINFRYFFARKTMFVKYAQGFIVLPGGLGTLDELFEAMVLVQTRKVTSFPIVLLGVEFWGPMIDWIRGTLVAEGMVSEKDLDLIQLVDDPAEAVDRVLHAGVTPSLNGEQRPE, from the coding sequence ATGAGTATCAACGCAGATCCGGCCAAGAATTCCCAGCCCCGCCGTAAGGGGCCCCTTGAGCTGCGGCGCAAGCAGGCGGCCGTGGAGATGTCGGACCAGCACCTGCTTGATACCAAGGGTCCGGGCCAGTTTGTCCACACCGATCCGTGGCGGGTCCTGCGGATCCAAAGTGAATTCGTCGAAGGTTTCGGTGCCCTGGCAGACATTGGAAAAGCGGTCAGCGTTTTCGGCTCGGCGCGGACCAAACCGGGCAGCCAGTACTACGAGATGGGTGTGGAGGTGGGCCGCAAGCTCGCCGAAGCCGGAGTCGCGGTAATTACCGGTGGCGGGCCGGGCTCCATGGAGGCGGCCAACCGGGGGACGGTGGAGGGCAACGGCGTATCGGTTGGCCTTGGCATCGAGTTGCCGTTCGAGCAGGGCCTGAACCAGTGGGTGGACCTGGGCATCAACTTCCGGTACTTCTTTGCCCGCAAGACGATGTTCGTCAAATACGCGCAGGGCTTCATTGTGCTCCCCGGGGGGCTGGGCACCCTGGATGAGCTGTTCGAGGCCATGGTCCTGGTCCAGACGCGCAAGGTGACCTCGTTTCCCATCGTGCTCCTCGGCGTCGAATTCTGGGGACCGATGATCGACTGGATCAGGGGCACCCTGGTGGCCGAAGGCATGGTCTCGGAAAAGGACCTGGACCTGATCCAGCTCGTGGACGATCCCGCGGAGGCAGTGGACCGGGTCCTGCATGCAGGCGTGACACCGTCCCTGAACGGGGAGCAGCGGCCGGAGTAG
- a CDS encoding DUF3117 domain-containing protein has product MAAMKPRTGDGPMEVTKEGRSLIMRVPLEGGGRLVVELNAAEAANLKECLVGVTE; this is encoded by the coding sequence ATGGCGGCTATGAAACCACGCACCGGCGACGGCCCAATGGAAGTCACCAAGGAGGGCCGCAGCCTGATCATGCGCGTCCCGCTCGAAGGCGGCGGACGCCTGGTGGTCGAACTGAACGCTGCCGAGGCAGCCAACCTCAAGGAATGCCTGGTAGGCGTTACCGAATAG
- a CDS encoding general stress protein — protein sequence MSNIFGPPRAGAANGPDDARAVPTGDTVGSYTSYLDAQKAVDYLADQQFPVQMVSIVGNELKMVERVTGRLSYPRVALSGALSGMWFGLFVGVMLSFFAPSPGYFSIMTSVLMGAAFFMLFGIVTYAMQRGKRDFTSTSQVVATSYDVIVAPEAAHEARRLLQQLPMTRSDAAAGQRPYTQHDYYNQPYQHQQQPGQQQGPARPAGWNDPYGQRSAGTAAEDGSAHDGSAQDGSGYAGDAGQQHSGQQHGGQQYDGGQHQPAQPASPVRAVRYPDLPDGRPQYGVRLPQGPGAGQPGPGQPDPRQPAPGQNAEHQPDARHGQDGDQHHGDHRE from the coding sequence ATGTCGAACATTTTTGGTCCTCCCAGGGCCGGCGCCGCGAACGGACCGGACGATGCCCGGGCTGTTCCCACCGGCGACACCGTTGGCTCCTACACTTCCTACCTCGACGCCCAAAAAGCGGTTGACTACCTGGCGGACCAGCAGTTCCCGGTCCAGATGGTCTCCATCGTGGGCAATGAACTGAAGATGGTGGAGCGGGTCACGGGGCGTCTCAGCTACCCCCGGGTGGCGCTGTCGGGGGCGTTGAGCGGCATGTGGTTCGGCCTGTTCGTCGGCGTCATGCTGTCCTTCTTCGCACCCTCGCCCGGCTACTTCTCGATCATGACGTCGGTGCTGATGGGTGCGGCGTTCTTCATGCTCTTCGGCATTGTCACGTACGCCATGCAGCGCGGCAAGCGGGACTTCACGTCCACCAGCCAGGTGGTGGCAACGAGCTACGACGTGATCGTTGCGCCGGAGGCCGCCCACGAGGCGCGGCGCCTGCTGCAGCAGCTGCCCATGACGCGTTCGGACGCGGCAGCGGGCCAGCGGCCGTACACACAGCACGACTACTACAACCAGCCGTACCAGCACCAGCAGCAGCCGGGGCAGCAGCAGGGCCCTGCCCGTCCCGCCGGATGGAACGATCCCTACGGCCAGCGGTCCGCCGGCACAGCCGCCGAGGATGGATCAGCACACGACGGATCAGCCCAGGACGGAAGTGGCTACGCAGGCGACGCCGGCCAGCAGCACAGTGGGCAGCAGCACGGCGGGCAGCAATACGACGGCGGCCAGCACCAGCCGGCGCAGCCGGCAAGCCCGGTCCGGGCCGTCCGCTACCCGGACCTGCCGGATGGCCGCCCGCAGTACGGCGTGCGCCTGCCGCAGGGTCCCGGCGCCGGACAGCCAGGGCCAGGACAGCCAGATCCCCGACAGCCTGCGCCAGGACAGAACGCGGAACACCAACCCGACGCCCGGCATGGCCAGGACGGGGACCAGCACCACGGCGACCACCGGGAGTAG
- a CDS encoding O-methyltransferase — protein sequence MSADKSSSWSYAEDLPAEDEVMLRARERSFELGVSAISPGVGAVLTVLAAASKAQTAVEIGTGAGVSGVCLLRGLGPHAVLTTIDVDVEHLRAAREAFAEAGSPANRTRTISGRAGDVLPRLTDGAYDLVFIDADKPGLPGYVEQAIRLLKPAGLLVINDALDKDKVANPAGREATTVVLRQVGRAIRDDDRLASAMLPTGDGLLVAVKK from the coding sequence ATGAGCGCCGACAAATCCAGCAGCTGGTCCTATGCAGAAGATCTGCCCGCTGAGGATGAGGTTATGCTTCGGGCCCGGGAACGTTCATTTGAATTGGGAGTAAGCGCCATCAGCCCCGGCGTGGGGGCCGTCCTGACGGTGCTGGCCGCCGCCTCCAAAGCCCAGACCGCCGTCGAGATCGGCACCGGCGCCGGCGTCTCCGGCGTCTGCCTGCTGCGGGGCCTGGGACCGCACGCAGTCCTGACCACCATCGACGTGGATGTGGAGCACCTGAGGGCCGCCCGCGAAGCGTTTGCGGAGGCCGGCAGTCCCGCCAACCGCACCCGCACCATTTCCGGCCGTGCGGGCGACGTCCTGCCACGGCTGACCGATGGCGCCTACGACCTCGTCTTCATCGACGCGGACAAGCCGGGCCTTCCGGGCTATGTGGAGCAGGCCATCCGGCTGCTGAAGCCCGCGGGGCTGCTGGTCATCAATGACGCGCTGGACAAGGACAAGGTTGCCAACCCGGCGGGCCGGGAGGCCACCACGGTGGTCCTGCGGCAGGTGGGCAGGGCAATCCGCGACGACGACAGGCTGGCGTCGGCAATGCTCCCCACCGGCGATGGCCTGCTGGTGGCAGTCAAGAAGTAA
- a CDS encoding glutamate ABC transporter substrate-binding protein, giving the protein MKAFMSRRKSFVVAATAALALSLSACGGGDSGGSSNPSPVEKPSFAAGTTMAKLSSAGTIKIGTKFDQPLFGQVGLDGKPVGFDVEIGKLIAAKLGIAADKIEWSETVSANREPFIEQGKVDLVIATYTISDKRKQVVDFAGPYYEAGQALMVNKDNDSIKKPEDVKGKKVCSVTGSTPAATIVDKYGAELVPAATYSACLEPLRNKQVEAVTTDNVILAGFVDKEPDAFKLASEETFTKEPYGIGLKKGDTEFRNWINDQLESFGKDGSYKKAWEATAGSVIKTAPSLPAINRY; this is encoded by the coding sequence ATGAAGGCATTTATGTCCAGGCGGAAATCCTTCGTCGTGGCGGCCACCGCTGCCCTCGCCCTGTCCCTCAGCGCCTGTGGCGGCGGAGACTCGGGTGGCTCCAGCAACCCCAGCCCCGTTGAGAAGCCGTCGTTCGCCGCCGGAACCACCATGGCAAAGCTGTCCTCCGCCGGCACCATCAAGATCGGCACCAAGTTCGACCAGCCACTGTTCGGCCAGGTTGGCCTGGACGGCAAGCCCGTCGGTTTCGACGTTGAAATCGGCAAGCTGATCGCCGCCAAGCTGGGCATCGCCGCGGACAAGATCGAATGGTCCGAGACCGTTTCGGCCAACCGCGAGCCCTTCATTGAGCAGGGCAAGGTGGATCTGGTCATTGCCACCTACACCATCAGCGACAAGCGCAAGCAGGTTGTCGACTTCGCCGGCCCGTACTACGAAGCCGGCCAGGCCCTCATGGTGAACAAGGACAACGACTCCATCAAGAAGCCCGAGGACGTCAAGGGCAAGAAGGTCTGCTCCGTGACGGGCTCCACCCCGGCCGCCACCATCGTGGACAAGTACGGCGCGGAACTGGTTCCGGCCGCTACCTACTCCGCCTGCCTGGAGCCGCTTCGCAACAAGCAGGTTGAAGCCGTCACCACGGACAACGTGATCCTCGCCGGTTTCGTTGACAAGGAGCCGGATGCCTTCAAGCTCGCCTCAGAGGAAACCTTCACCAAGGAGCCTTACGGCATCGGCCTGAAGAAGGGTGATACCGAGTTCCGCAACTGGATCAACGACCAGCTGGAATCCTTCGGGAAGGACGGCTCGTACAAGAAGGCGTGGGAAGCCACCGCAGGTTCGGTTATCAAGACCGCGCCCAGCCTCCCGGCCATCAACCGTTACTAA